The Deinococcus sonorensis KR-87 genome includes a window with the following:
- a CDS encoding VOC family protein produces the protein MTPSDSPAAAALLDHLVLATADLAQGRRWLQDRLGVELQDGGEHHLFGTHNALVGLGNAYLELIAINPQAPAPERPRWFELDTPEMQARLAQEPQLIHWVVGVPDLWTALRQIPEALGEVTPLSRGMNRWLLSVPRDGSLPFGGVMPSLIEWESLAPTARLEDRGVRLSCLQLSTPDPERLTRALDPLRLEGVPLEVEAGPTRLRATLQTPGGVVVL, from the coding sequence GTGACGCCATCTGACTCGCCTGCCGCCGCTGCCCTGCTGGACCACCTCGTTCTGGCCACCGCCGACCTCGCGCAGGGCCGGCGATGGCTGCAGGACCGGCTGGGCGTGGAGCTCCAGGACGGGGGAGAGCATCACCTGTTCGGTACCCACAACGCCCTGGTGGGGCTGGGGAATGCCTACCTGGAACTGATCGCCATCAACCCGCAGGCTCCGGCACCGGAACGGCCGCGCTGGTTCGAACTGGACACTCCGGAGATGCAGGCGCGACTGGCGCAGGAGCCGCAGCTGATCCACTGGGTGGTGGGTGTGCCGGACCTGTGGACGGCACTGCGGCAGATCCCTGAAGCCTTGGGCGAGGTCACGCCGCTGTCGCGCGGCATGAACCGCTGGCTGCTGAGCGTGCCGCGCGACGGGTCGCTGCCGTTCGGCGGCGTGATGCCGAGCCTGATCGAATGGGAGAGCCTGGCGCCCACCGCGCGGCTGGAAGACCGTGGCGTGCGCCTGAGTTGCCTGCAGCTGTCCACCCCTGACCCGGAGCGGCTGACCCGAGCCCTGGACCCGCTGCGGCTGGAGGGGGTCCCGCTGGAAGTGGAAGCAGGGCCGACCCGGCTCCGGGCGACCCTGCAGACTCCAGGCGGGGTGGTGGTCCTCTAA
- a CDS encoding aspartate-semialdehyde dehydrogenase, with protein MKIAIVGATGAVGHELLQVLERSSLRFDELQLYASPRSAGSTLPFRGQDLTVQVTPEGAIPADLILASAGGSVSKALAPAWVAGGALVIDNSSAFRYDEGVPLVIPEVNGEAALSHQGIIANPNCTTAILAVAVWPLHRAFGVRRMIVSTYQATSGAGAKGMQELEEQTRRVLNGEPAQAEVFAHPIPFNLIPHIDSFQDNGYTKEEMKVVWETRKIFGDERLQISCTAVRIPTMRAHSEAITLELERPATPEQARELLGQAPGVKVVDDPQAKRYPMPLNASGEYDVEVGRIRQSLVFEGGLDLFVSGDQLLKGAALNAVQIAEYLQQHGALKAAEPARTTVPR; from the coding sequence ATGAAGATTGCCATTGTGGGAGCGACCGGAGCGGTGGGTCACGAACTGCTGCAGGTGCTGGAACGCAGCAGCCTGAGGTTCGACGAGTTGCAGCTGTATGCCAGCCCGCGCAGTGCCGGCAGCACCCTGCCGTTCCGTGGCCAGGACCTGACGGTGCAGGTGACGCCCGAGGGCGCCATCCCCGCCGATCTGATTCTGGCGTCCGCGGGGGGCAGCGTCAGCAAGGCGCTGGCACCGGCCTGGGTGGCGGGCGGGGCGCTGGTGATCGACAACAGCAGCGCCTTCCGTTACGACGAGGGCGTCCCGCTGGTCATCCCGGAGGTGAACGGGGAGGCCGCGCTCTCGCACCAGGGCATCATCGCCAACCCCAACTGCACCACGGCGATCCTGGCGGTGGCGGTCTGGCCGCTGCACCGCGCCTTCGGGGTCCGGCGCATGATCGTGAGCACCTATCAGGCCACCAGCGGCGCCGGCGCCAAGGGCATGCAGGAACTGGAGGAGCAGACCCGCCGCGTGCTGAACGGCGAGCCGGCCCAGGCGGAGGTGTTCGCCCACCCGATTCCGTTCAACCTGATTCCTCACATCGACAGCTTCCAGGACAACGGGTACACCAAGGAAGAGATGAAGGTGGTGTGGGAAACCCGCAAGATTTTCGGGGACGAGCGGCTGCAGATCAGCTGCACGGCCGTGCGGATTCCAACCATGCGCGCCCACAGCGAGGCCATCACGCTGGAGCTGGAGCGCCCCGCCACACCGGAGCAGGCCCGTGAGCTGCTCGGGCAGGCGCCCGGCGTGAAGGTGGTGGACGACCCGCAAGCGAAGCGCTACCCGATGCCGCTGAATGCCAGCGGCGAGTACGACGTGGAGGTGGGGCGCATCCGCCAGTCGCTGGTGTTCGAGGGCGGTCTGGACCTGTTCGTCAGCGGCGATCAGCTGCTCAAGGGCGCGGCGCTCAACGCGGTGCAGATCGCGGAGTACCTGCAGCAGCACGGCGCCCTGAAGGCGGCCGAGCCGGCCCGGACCACGGTGCCGCGTTGA
- a CDS encoding PQQ-binding-like beta-propeller repeat protein, with protein MAQAAPRVDWTKDLKVIGAVTVAPGGDLYYIGTDARLHHTDAKGVELWNYAIGDIGRSQPVVLPSGGVIVGSYDDALYSLDSSGKLLWRTKLDGDIFASPVLRPDGSVVAATAGGSVYAVDAAGKVLWTYKLGGPIYSSPVMAADGSLYFGSQLGRLTALSASGQRRWVFQAPSSIFSSPALDAEGNVYFGSADRRIYSLAPDGHERWHYQTNLFVNASPIVTTAGMVVAGSYDGSVYALRLDGTLAWTYKAGAPIAAPVAELSDGTLVVGDLNGTLHAVDRSGDLLWTLKAGKKIDTSVAVSDAGTLYFSVGDGLMTSLPGQRPLASGPWSYYRSVPSGWGRSLSAPEQAARLKATQLAATRPLTPAPVASQPPATGSTKPSVPATGTGGATTRPPATPPVATVPSTPSVPVVPALTPAQLAAQAVRTISSSARVQDGQIYVPLEPLSVAMQARIGVRNNLTATLLVPGVTAPTTVSVRQLGGQPYVSLAALTAVPGSSAAYRPASRMYQLSVGSRTLLNLPLNLPALLIPVRPPEYQQTGNSRS; from the coding sequence ATGGCTCAGGCGGCTCCCCGGGTGGACTGGACCAAAGACCTGAAGGTCATCGGGGCCGTGACGGTCGCCCCGGGCGGCGACCTCTATTACATCGGCACCGATGCCCGGCTGCATCACACGGACGCCAAAGGCGTGGAACTCTGGAACTACGCCATCGGCGACATCGGCCGGTCGCAGCCGGTGGTGCTGCCCTCCGGCGGCGTGATCGTGGGCAGCTACGACGACGCGCTCTACAGCCTGGACTCCTCCGGCAAGCTGCTGTGGCGCACCAAACTGGACGGCGACATCTTCGCCAGCCCGGTGCTGCGGCCGGACGGCAGCGTGGTGGCGGCCACCGCCGGCGGCTCGGTGTACGCCGTGGACGCGGCCGGCAAGGTGCTGTGGACCTACAAGCTGGGCGGACCGATCTACAGCAGTCCGGTGATGGCGGCCGATGGCAGCCTGTACTTCGGCTCGCAGCTGGGCCGCCTGACCGCCCTGAGCGCCAGCGGTCAGCGGCGCTGGGTGTTCCAGGCCCCCTCGTCCATCTTCTCCAGCCCGGCCCTGGACGCGGAGGGCAACGTGTACTTCGGCTCGGCGGACCGGCGCATCTATTCGCTGGCCCCGGACGGCCACGAGCGCTGGCACTATCAGACCAACCTGTTCGTGAACGCCAGCCCGATCGTGACCACCGCCGGCATGGTGGTGGCCGGCAGCTATGACGGCAGCGTGTATGCGCTGCGGCTGGACGGCACGCTGGCCTGGACCTACAAGGCCGGCGCACCCATCGCGGCCCCCGTGGCCGAGCTGAGTGACGGCACCCTGGTGGTGGGCGACCTGAACGGCACCCTGCACGCCGTCGACCGCAGCGGTGACCTGCTGTGGACGCTCAAGGCCGGCAAGAAAATCGACACCAGCGTGGCGGTCAGTGACGCCGGCACCCTCTACTTCTCGGTGGGCGACGGCCTGATGACCAGCCTGCCGGGCCAGCGCCCGCTGGCGAGCGGGCCGTGGAGTTACTACCGCAGCGTGCCGTCCGGCTGGGGCCGCAGCCTGAGCGCCCCGGAGCAGGCGGCCCGGCTGAAGGCCACCCAGCTGGCGGCCACCCGGCCACTTACTCCGGCCCCGGTGGCGAGCCAGCCGCCGGCCACCGGCAGCACCAAACCGTCGGTCCCGGCCACGGGTACGGGGGGCGCCACGACCCGGCCCCCCGCCACTCCGCCGGTGGCCACGGTGCCCTCCACGCCGTCCGTCCCGGTGGTGCCGGCCCTGACTCCGGCCCAGCTGGCCGCGCAGGCTGTCCGGACCATCAGCAGCTCGGCGCGGGTGCAGGACGGCCAGATCTATGTGCCACTGGAGCCGCTCAGCGTGGCGATGCAGGCGCGCATCGGGGTGCGGAACAACCTGACGGCCACCCTGCTGGTGCCGGGTGTCACGGCCCCGACCACCGTCAGCGTGCGACAGCTGGGCGGGCAGCCGTACGTGTCGCTCGCGGCGCTGACGGCCGTTCCCGGCTCCAGTGCCGCGTACCGGCCGGCCAGCCGCATGTATCAGCTGTCGGTGGGCAGCCGCACGCTGCTGAACCTGCCGCTGAACCTGCCGGCCCTGCTGATTCCGGTCCGGCCCCCGGAATACCAGCAGACCGGCAACAGTCGCTCCTGA
- the glgB gene encoding 1,4-alpha-glucan branching protein GlgB, whose product MSHTLPLTDDHLHKLNAADLVRPDHLLGAHVTEQDGVAGVRFAVWAPNAHFISVVGDFNYWNALEHPMQRLSGGFWGVFVPGAHHGQTYKYAVTGQNGHTVWKADPYAKTAELRPKTASVIWEDQPYLWGDDAWMGDRDQSDTRPISIYEVHLGSWMRREDGWFMNYRDLAPRLAEYASGMGYTHVELMGVMEHPFDGSWGYQVTSYYAPSCRFGTPEDFKFMVDTLHQAGLGVLLDWVPGHFPTDEIGLAQWDGGALYEYADPRKGFHPDWNTYVFDYGRHEVQMFLIGSALKWVEDFHVDGLRVDAVASMLYLDFSRTEWIPNIYGGRENLEVIAFLKRLNDVVHHHAPGAIVVAEESTSFPGVTAPTPHGLGFDYKWAMGWMNDTLAYFETDPIYRQWSHHKLTFFNVYRATETFVLAVSHDEVVHLKKSLVDKMPGDWYAQRAGLRAFLGIQWTTPGKKLLFMGQDFAQRDEWNYNVSLPWYVLDYPEHQGVNRWVRDLNRLYVSHPALHRGDHREAGQYWINPDDAENSIYSFVRRNPDGPEWVLVVANLTPVYREGYWVGVPEPGRYQVLLDSDAGEYGGFGTQQSELRTQPEPLNGQQQHLQLNLAPNSVLVLERH is encoded by the coding sequence ATGAGCCACACGCTGCCGCTGACCGATGACCACCTGCACAAGCTGAATGCGGCCGATCTGGTGCGCCCGGACCATCTGCTGGGCGCCCACGTCACCGAGCAGGACGGGGTGGCCGGCGTCCGGTTCGCCGTCTGGGCGCCCAACGCCCACTTCATCTCGGTGGTGGGCGACTTCAACTACTGGAATGCCCTGGAACACCCGATGCAGCGCCTTTCCGGTGGATTCTGGGGCGTGTTCGTGCCGGGCGCCCACCACGGGCAGACCTACAAGTACGCCGTGACCGGACAGAATGGACACACCGTCTGGAAGGCCGACCCCTACGCCAAGACCGCCGAACTTCGGCCCAAGACGGCCAGCGTGATCTGGGAGGACCAGCCCTACCTGTGGGGCGACGATGCCTGGATGGGCGACCGCGACCAGTCCGATACCCGGCCCATCAGCATCTATGAGGTGCACCTCGGCTCGTGGATGCGCCGCGAGGACGGCTGGTTCATGAACTACCGCGATCTCGCGCCCCGGCTGGCCGAGTACGCCAGCGGCATGGGCTACACCCACGTGGAGCTGATGGGCGTGATGGAGCACCCCTTCGATGGCTCCTGGGGCTATCAGGTCACCAGTTATTACGCGCCCAGCTGCCGTTTCGGGACGCCGGAGGACTTCAAGTTCATGGTGGACACCCTGCACCAGGCGGGGCTGGGCGTGCTGCTCGACTGGGTGCCGGGCCACTTCCCCACCGACGAGATCGGGCTGGCGCAGTGGGACGGCGGCGCGCTCTACGAGTACGCCGATCCGCGCAAGGGCTTTCACCCGGACTGGAACACCTACGTCTTCGACTACGGTCGCCACGAGGTGCAGATGTTCCTGATCGGCTCGGCGCTGAAGTGGGTCGAGGACTTCCACGTGGACGGCCTGCGGGTGGACGCGGTGGCCTCGATGCTGTATCTGGACTTCTCGCGCACCGAGTGGATTCCCAACATCTACGGCGGGCGCGAGAACCTGGAAGTGATCGCGTTCCTCAAGCGGCTCAACGACGTGGTGCATCATCACGCGCCGGGCGCCATCGTGGTGGCCGAGGAGAGCACCAGCTTTCCCGGCGTCACGGCGCCCACCCCGCACGGCCTGGGCTTCGACTACAAGTGGGCGATGGGCTGGATGAACGACACGCTCGCCTACTTTGAGACCGACCCGATCTACCGCCAGTGGAGCCACCACAAGCTGACCTTCTTCAACGTGTACCGCGCCACCGAAACGTTCGTGCTGGCGGTCTCGCACGACGAGGTGGTGCACCTCAAGAAGAGCCTCGTGGACAAGATGCCCGGCGACTGGTACGCCCAACGCGCCGGCCTGCGCGCCTTCCTGGGCATACAGTGGACCACCCCCGGCAAGAAACTGCTGTTCATGGGCCAGGACTTCGCCCAACGCGACGAATGGAACTACAACGTCTCGCTTCCCTGGTACGTGCTGGACTACCCGGAACACCAGGGGGTGAACCGCTGGGTGCGCGACCTCAACCGGCTGTACGTGAGCCATCCGGCGCTGCACCGGGGCGACCACCGCGAGGCGGGCCAGTACTGGATCAACCCGGACGACGCCGAGAACAGCATCTACAGCTTCGTGCGCCGCAATCCGGACGGCCCCGAGTGGGTGCTGGTGGTAGCGAATCTGACCCCGGTGTATCGGGAAGGCTACTGGGTCGGCGTGCCGGAGCCGGGCCGCTATCAGGTGCTGCTCGACAGTGACGCCGGCGAGTACGGGGGCTTCGGCACCCAGCAGTCGGAGCTGCGGACCCAGCCGGAGCCGCTGAACGGCCAGCAGCAGCATCTGCAGCTGAACCTGGCGCCCAACAGCGTCCTGGTGCTGGAGCGCCATTGA
- the hisH gene encoding imidazole glycerol phosphate synthase subunit HisH has translation MSAPQVALLDYGGGNVRSAHKALVRAGIPVQVVSTPEQLHGMSGIVVPGQGHFRQVMEAFDDSGFRAPIMEAASKGTPILGICVGMQMLLDGSEEAPGVRGLGLLPGVSQRFTPAPGAQKVPHMGWNSIDKVGDSPLLHQLYCPAYAYFVHSYYVPLTVEVDSGAITEYGVPFWSVLSQGNLHATQFHPEKSGEVGLAILRRFREQVLEPHGAASGTPR, from the coding sequence GTGAGCGCCCCGCAAGTGGCCCTGCTGGATTACGGCGGCGGCAACGTCCGCAGCGCCCACAAGGCGCTGGTGCGGGCCGGCATTCCGGTGCAGGTGGTGAGCACCCCGGAGCAGCTGCACGGCATGAGCGGCATTGTGGTGCCGGGTCAGGGGCACTTCCGGCAGGTGATGGAAGCCTTCGACGATAGTGGCTTCCGCGCTCCGATCATGGAGGCGGCGTCGAAGGGCACCCCAATCCTGGGCATCTGTGTGGGCATGCAGATGCTGCTGGACGGCTCGGAGGAGGCGCCGGGGGTGCGCGGACTGGGGCTGCTGCCGGGCGTGTCCCAGCGCTTCACTCCGGCTCCGGGCGCCCAGAAGGTGCCGCACATGGGCTGGAACAGCATCGACAAGGTGGGCGACTCGCCGCTGCTGCATCAGCTGTACTGCCCGGCCTACGCGTACTTCGTGCACAGCTACTACGTGCCGCTGACGGTGGAGGTGGACAGCGGCGCCATCACCGAGTACGGCGTGCCGTTCTGGTCGGTGCTGAGCCAGGGCAACCTGCACGCCACCCAGTTCCACCCGGAAAAGAGCGGGGAGGTGGGGCTGGCCATCCTGCGCCGCTTCCGCGAGCAGGTGCTGGAGCCGCACGGGGCCGCCAGCGGCACGCCCAGGTAA
- the hisB gene encoding imidazoleglycerol-phosphate dehydratase HisB, with translation MDSSPPAPDRSAPPPRRAELQRRTNETEVAVTLDLDHLVEGGLHTGHAFLDHMLDQLARHGRLGLSVQASGDLEVEVHHLAEDTGITLGQALNRALGDRRGIERYGSSFVPMDETLAHVVVDLSGRAHLAFEPERLDVWGTAGTFSHYHLREFLRGLCNHAGVTLHVRLLAGREAHHVIEAVMKAFARALRDAVAVTSERLPSTKGLL, from the coding sequence ATGGACAGCTCCCCTCCCGCACCCGACCGCTCCGCTCCGCCCCCCCGCCGGGCCGAGCTGCAGCGCCGCACCAACGAGACAGAGGTCGCCGTGACCCTCGACCTGGACCACCTTGTGGAGGGCGGCCTGCACACCGGCCACGCCTTCCTGGACCACATGCTGGATCAGCTGGCCCGGCATGGACGCCTGGGTTTAAGTGTGCAGGCCAGCGGCGATCTGGAGGTGGAGGTGCATCACCTCGCAGAAGACACCGGCATCACGCTGGGGCAGGCGCTGAACCGGGCGCTGGGGGACCGGCGCGGCATCGAGCGGTACGGCAGCAGCTTCGTGCCGATGGATGAGACGCTGGCGCACGTGGTGGTGGACCTGTCGGGCCGCGCCCACCTCGCGTTCGAGCCGGAGCGGCTGGACGTGTGGGGCACCGCCGGAACCTTCAGCCATTACCACCTGCGCGAGTTCCTGCGCGGCCTGTGCAACCACGCGGGCGTCACACTGCACGTGCGGCTGCTGGCTGGTCGTGAGGCGCACCACGTCATTGAGGCGGTCATGAAGGCCTTTGCCCGCGCCCTGCGTGACGCGGTGGCCGTCACGTCCGAGCGGCTGCCCAGCACCAAGGGGTTGCTGTGA
- a CDS encoding S8 family peptidase — translation MMTRPVFAALGLALLLAACGQNTAQTPATAPVAQSPSTDADAVASARPALADKLLPVDPARAIPGQYIVVLNKGTLGSNINTLSLQSQAERVISVLGLNPQGVTMKQVYGTALTGFAAQLSAQNLAQLRADSRVKYIEQDQVVKLSAVQSGPTWGLDRVDQRNLPLDSSYTYLNTASNVTAYIVDTGINTSNTDFGGRATVGNDQIGDGQNGIDCNGHGTHVAGTVGGSKYGVAKSVRLVAVRVLDCSGSGSNSGVIAGVNWVATNAVKPAVANMSLGGGASQALDDAVTAAVNKGVTFAVAGGNDNANACNSSPARAAAAITVGATTNTDARASFSNYGSCLDIFAPGQNITSDWIGSTTATNTISGTSMATPHVAGAAALVLGANPSYTPAQVATTLTGNATTGKVTSAGTGSPNRLLYTQALSLPSGGGTGTSTTYSGSLSGSGYAAYKPGSAGFSYAGGTLKGVLSGPSGADFDLYLQKLSGSSWNDVAASESSTSSESISYAAGSGTYRWQVYSYSGSGSYSLTETR, via the coding sequence ATGATGACCCGCCCCGTCTTTGCTGCACTTGGTCTGGCCCTGCTGCTCGCCGCCTGTGGACAGAACACCGCCCAGACCCCCGCCACGGCACCCGTCGCCCAGTCTCCGTCCACGGATGCCGATGCGGTGGCCTCCGCCCGCCCGGCGCTGGCGGATAAGTTGCTCCCCGTGGACCCGGCCCGCGCCATTCCTGGCCAGTACATCGTGGTGCTGAACAAGGGCACCCTGGGCAGCAATATCAACACCCTGAGCCTGCAGAGCCAGGCGGAACGGGTGATCAGCGTGCTGGGCCTGAACCCCCAGGGTGTGACCATGAAGCAGGTGTACGGCACGGCCCTGACCGGCTTCGCGGCGCAGCTGAGCGCCCAGAACTTGGCGCAGCTGCGGGCCGACAGCCGGGTGAAGTACATCGAGCAGGATCAGGTGGTGAAGCTCTCCGCTGTCCAGAGCGGTCCGACCTGGGGCCTGGACCGCGTGGATCAGCGCAACCTGCCGCTGGACAGCAGCTACACCTACCTGAACACCGCCAGTAACGTGACCGCTTACATCGTGGACACCGGCATCAACACCAGCAACACCGACTTCGGGGGCCGGGCCACGGTGGGCAACGACCAGATCGGCGACGGCCAGAACGGCATCGACTGTAACGGACACGGCACCCACGTGGCCGGCACGGTGGGCGGCAGCAAGTACGGCGTGGCCAAGAGCGTGCGGCTGGTGGCGGTGCGGGTGCTGGACTGCAGCGGCAGCGGCAGCAACAGCGGCGTGATCGCCGGGGTGAACTGGGTGGCCACCAACGCCGTCAAGCCGGCGGTGGCCAACATGAGCCTGGGCGGCGGGGCAAGTCAGGCGCTGGACGACGCGGTCACGGCCGCCGTCAACAAGGGCGTGACCTTCGCGGTGGCGGGCGGCAACGACAACGCCAACGCCTGCAACAGCAGCCCGGCCCGTGCGGCGGCGGCGATCACGGTGGGCGCCACCACCAACACCGACGCGCGCGCCAGCTTCAGCAACTACGGCAGCTGCCTCGACATCTTCGCGCCGGGGCAGAACATCACCAGTGACTGGATCGGCAGCACCACCGCCACCAACACCATCAGCGGCACCAGCATGGCCACGCCGCACGTGGCCGGCGCGGCGGCGCTGGTGCTGGGCGCCAATCCCAGCTACACGCCCGCCCAGGTGGCCACCACCCTCACCGGCAACGCCACCACCGGCAAGGTCACCAGCGCCGGCACCGGCAGCCCCAACCGCCTGCTGTACACCCAGGCGCTCAGCCTGCCCAGCGGCGGCGGCACCGGCACCTCCACCACCTACAGCGGCAGCCTGAGCGGCAGCGGCTACGCGGCGTACAAGCCGGGCAGCGCCGGCTTCAGCTACGCGGGCGGCACCCTCAAGGGGGTGCTGAGCGGCCCCAGCGGCGCGGACTTCGACCTGTACCTCCAGAAGCTCTCCGGCAGCAGCTGGAACGATGTGGCGGCCAGCGAGAGCAGCACCAGCAGCGAGAGCATCAGCTACGCCGCCGGCAGCGGCACCTACCGCTGGCAGGTCTACAGCTACAGTGGCAGCGGCAGCTACTCGCTGACCGAAACCAGATAA
- a CDS encoding Gfo/Idh/MocA family protein: MTRPRPEVAILGAGNRGGQVYAQHITALGGQVRYLVEPDKARREQIAARYGVPADQCLSDWTRFFALGRVADAVVIATPDTQHVEPALLALALGYHVLLEKPIALSEPDLDRLLDAERHSSGSVTVCHVLRHTPFFQTVRMVLDSGRLGQLVGITHAENVAHWHYAHSFVRGNWRSSPPSAPFILAKSSHDLDLLCWFAGAAPAWIMSDGALHHFRPEHRPENATDRCVDCPVMACPSDARLIYLKRPANTWPNTAVSHRGDMLGVLNALREGPYGECAYLGRNNQPDHQTALIHFHNGVQASLTVSAFTHNNTRTLKLLGSKGELRGQMELGELEFHDFGTGTVQQLSASAEGNHGGGDLGLVERWLAFVRGAAAQPTPLAESLASHRLAFAAERSRLSATVQHLGPEGSPTVGAGTGR; encoded by the coding sequence GTGACCCGCCCGCGCCCGGAGGTGGCCATCCTGGGCGCCGGCAACCGGGGCGGCCAGGTCTACGCCCAGCACATCACGGCACTGGGGGGGCAGGTCCGCTACCTGGTGGAGCCGGACAAGGCGCGCCGGGAGCAGATCGCGGCGCGGTACGGCGTGCCGGCCGACCAGTGCCTGAGCGACTGGACCCGCTTCTTTGCCCTGGGTCGGGTGGCCGACGCGGTGGTGATCGCCACCCCCGACACCCAGCATGTGGAGCCGGCGCTGCTGGCGCTGGCGCTCGGCTACCACGTGCTGCTGGAAAAACCCATCGCCCTGAGCGAGCCGGACCTGGACCGGCTGCTGGACGCCGAGCGGCACTCCAGCGGCTCGGTGACGGTCTGTCACGTGCTGCGCCACACGCCGTTTTTTCAGACGGTGCGGATGGTGCTGGACTCGGGCCGGCTCGGTCAGCTGGTGGGCATCACCCACGCCGAGAACGTGGCGCACTGGCACTACGCGCACAGCTTCGTGCGCGGCAACTGGCGCAGTTCGCCGCCGTCCGCGCCGTTCATTCTGGCCAAGAGCAGCCATGACCTGGACCTGCTGTGCTGGTTCGCCGGGGCCGCCCCAGCCTGGATCATGTCGGACGGGGCGCTGCATCATTTCCGGCCAGAGCATCGCCCGGAGAACGCGACCGACCGCTGCGTGGACTGCCCGGTGATGGCCTGTCCGTCGGACGCGCGGCTAATCTATCTGAAGCGCCCGGCCAATACCTGGCCCAACACGGCTGTCAGCCACCGCGGCGACATGCTGGGCGTGCTGAACGCCCTGCGTGAAGGCCCGTACGGCGAATGCGCCTACCTGGGCCGCAACAACCAGCCGGACCATCAGACGGCCTTGATTCACTTCCACAACGGGGTACAGGCCAGCCTGACGGTCAGCGCCTTCACCCACAACAACACCCGCACCCTGAAGCTGCTGGGCAGCAAGGGCGAGCTGCGCGGCCAGATGGAACTGGGCGAGCTGGAGTTTCACGACTTCGGCACCGGGACGGTCCAGCAGCTGTCGGCCAGCGCGGAGGGAAACCACGGCGGCGGCGACCTGGGACTGGTGGAACGCTGGCTGGCCTTCGTGCGCGGCGCGGCGGCGCAGCCCACGCCGCTGGCCGAGTCGCTGGCGTCCCACCGGCTGGCCTTCGCCGCCGAGCGCTCCCGGCTCAGCGCCACGGTGCAGCACCTGGGCCCTGAGGGAAGCCCGACAGTTGGTGCAGGGACTGGCCGGTAG
- a CDS encoding dipeptide epimerase has translation MTLHTETLELHTRQPFGIARWTHSAYPRTFVTFEQDGLTGRGEAAPNAFYGETRTTLEAVLPSLTAALTDPWDWDGLKARMDATFPHDHPSAKCAVSMAALEWCARASGVPVWRLLGLSPSRVPESSYTVSLAELPDMRQQARDAVERGHRVLKVKLGTDRDVQIIEALREEAPGTALRVDANAAWTRPQARRMLAVLDAAGVELVEQPLAAHDLEGHRELRRHSRVPIMADESLHHVSDVPALAECFDAVNLKLAKLGGPLRTLEALRTARALGMSVMMGCMIESSLGIAAGVALAGLCDWADLDGALLLADDPYHGLHWEAGHVTRPQAPGWGVERTGA, from the coding sequence ATGACCCTCCACACCGAGACGCTGGAACTGCACACCCGGCAGCCGTTCGGCATCGCGCGCTGGACCCACAGCGCCTACCCGCGCACCTTCGTGACGTTTGAACAGGACGGCCTGACCGGGCGCGGCGAGGCGGCGCCCAACGCCTTCTACGGCGAGACCCGCACCACACTTGAAGCGGTGCTACCGTCCCTGACTGCCGCGCTCACCGACCCCTGGGACTGGGACGGCCTGAAGGCCCGCATGGACGCCACCTTTCCCCACGATCACCCCAGCGCCAAGTGCGCGGTCTCGATGGCGGCGCTGGAGTGGTGCGCGCGGGCGTCGGGCGTCCCGGTCTGGCGACTGCTGGGCCTGTCGCCCAGCCGGGTGCCGGAGAGCAGCTACACCGTCAGCCTCGCGGAGCTGCCGGACATGCGCCAGCAGGCCCGAGACGCGGTGGAGCGCGGGCACCGCGTGCTGAAGGTCAAGCTCGGCACCGACCGGGACGTGCAGATCATCGAGGCGCTGCGCGAGGAGGCGCCCGGCACGGCCCTCCGGGTGGACGCCAACGCCGCCTGGACCCGGCCGCAGGCGCGCCGGATGCTGGCGGTGCTGGACGCGGCGGGCGTGGAGCTGGTGGAGCAGCCGCTGGCCGCCCACGACCTGGAGGGCCACCGGGAGCTGCGCCGGCACAGCCGGGTGCCGATCATGGCCGACGAGAGCCTGCATCACGTCTCGGACGTGCCGGCGCTGGCCGAGTGCTTCGACGCCGTGAACCTGAAGCTGGCCAAGCTGGGCGGCCCGCTGCGGACCCTGGAGGCGCTACGCACCGCCCGCGCGCTGGGCATGAGCGTGATGATGGGCTGCATGATCGAGAGCAGCCTGGGCATCGCGGCGGGGGTGGCGCTGGCGGGCCTGTGCGACTGGGCTGACCTGGACGGCGCGCTGCTGCTGGCCGACGATCCGTATCACGGCCTGCACTGGGAAGCCGGACACGTGACGCGGCCCCAGGCCCCCGGCTGGGGCGTCGAGCGGACCGGCGCGTGA